The proteins below come from a single Candidatus Binatia bacterium genomic window:
- a CDS encoding MFS transporter, with product MADERAPEAGSAVLTAWLVTALYYFYQYVMRSAPAVMMPQLSDGFGISGAAVASLVGLFYY from the coding sequence ATGGCCGACGAGCGCGCGCCGGAAGCAGGGAGTGCGGTGCTGACGGCCTGGCTGGTCACCGCGCTCTACTACTTCTACCAGTACGTGATGCGGTCCGCTCCGGCCGTCATGATGCCGCAGCTTTCGGACGGCTTCGGAATCAGCGGAGCGGCCGTCGCGTCGCTGGTCGGTCTTTTCTACTACG